In Desulfovibrio oxyclinae DSM 11498, one genomic interval encodes:
- a CDS encoding RNA methyltransferase, with translation MLDNVTVVLVRPKYPENIGSAARACLNMGCPNLTLVAPRGFDIERAMPLATVHSKHILESARITDTLDEALDGCSAAYGTTARTGGWRKGIMAPATMAGVVGEKIRMNGQVAIVFGPEDTGMTNEETQLCTGLVTIPTNRQGTSLNLAQAVLILLYECFKEALSEPFRPAGPPEERLCTVKEQEALFSNLRETLLAIDYLRDTNTDYWMMPVRRFMARMNLKRNEFNLLMGICRQVKWIAGRAFPDRKTD, from the coding sequence ATGCTCGATAACGTCACGGTCGTTCTGGTGCGGCCCAAATATCCCGAAAACATCGGCTCGGCCGCCCGGGCCTGCCTGAACATGGGCTGCCCGAACCTCACCCTTGTGGCACCACGAGGTTTCGACATCGAACGCGCCATGCCGCTGGCGACCGTGCATTCCAAACACATCCTCGAAAGCGCCCGCATTACGGATACTCTCGACGAAGCGCTCGACGGCTGCTCCGCCGCCTACGGCACCACGGCCCGCACCGGCGGATGGCGCAAAGGCATCATGGCTCCCGCCACCATGGCCGGGGTCGTGGGCGAGAAGATCCGCATGAACGGTCAGGTGGCGATTGTCTTCGGCCCCGAGGATACGGGCATGACCAATGAGGAGACCCAACTCTGCACCGGGCTGGTGACCATCCCCACCAATCGACAGGGAACGTCGCTCAACCTGGCTCAGGCCGTGCTGATTCTGCTGTACGAATGTTTCAAGGAGGCGCTGTCCGAGCCGTTCAGGCCAGCAGGTCCGCCTGAAGAACGTCTGTGTACCGTGAAGGAGCAGGAGGCACTGTTCTCCAACCTGCGCGAAACGCTGCTGGCCATCGACTATCTGCGCGATACCAACACCGACTACTGGATGATGCCCGTGCGTCGCTTCATGGCTCGCATGAACCTCAAGCGCAACGAGTTCAATCTGCTCATGGGCATCTGTCGTCAGGTCAAGTGGATTGCAGGCCGGGCGTTTCCCGACCGCAAGACCGACTAG
- a CDS encoding FkbM family methyltransferase, giving the protein MIDTFRINGRSFRAGRPPRYEKFWGLVEQNRWEPATFQALETYLPAGGSYVDAGAWIGPTLLYAAGIAGRCTAFEPDPAAFAELRKNLELNPELASRCTLRNSALTDHAGYISLTPPGEAGKSETSSLEPEAENTFRAKAVDAAAAFANELADTDFLKMDIEGGEYATIPAMRGFLSTKRPVVLLSLHPQMLAKAGCDPERESMRLLSAFIGYTRLYSVGRDSLTEARDIRVGEQAGFASVPQGTLLFLP; this is encoded by the coding sequence ATGATCGACACCTTCCGCATCAATGGTCGGAGCTTCCGCGCCGGACGACCGCCTCGCTATGAAAAGTTCTGGGGACTGGTGGAACAGAATCGCTGGGAACCCGCGACATTTCAGGCACTGGAGACCTATCTTCCCGCTGGCGGTTCCTATGTGGACGCAGGGGCATGGATAGGACCAACGCTGCTTTACGCGGCGGGCATCGCTGGGCGCTGTACGGCCTTTGAGCCCGACCCGGCGGCCTTCGCGGAGTTGCGGAAGAATCTGGAGCTCAATCCTGAACTCGCTTCACGTTGCACCCTGCGCAACAGCGCGCTCACGGACCATGCGGGATACATCTCCCTGACGCCCCCCGGCGAAGCCGGTAAAAGCGAGACCAGTTCGCTGGAGCCGGAAGCGGAGAACACCTTCCGCGCCAAGGCCGTGGATGCCGCCGCTGCGTTTGCAAACGAGCTGGCTGACACGGATTTTCTGAAGATGGACATTGAAGGCGGGGAGTACGCCACCATCCCGGCCATGCGCGGTTTTCTTTCGACAAAGCGACCGGTGGTGCTGCTTTCGCTGCATCCGCAGATGCTCGCCAAGGCGGGATGCGATCCTGAGAGAGAATCGATGCGACTCTTGAGCGCGTTCATCGGCTACACCAGGCTGTACTCCGTGGGGCGCGACTCCCTGACGGAAGCCAGAGATATCCGTGTCGGGGAGCAGGCGGGATTCGCCTCTGTCCCCCAGGGCACGCTGCTTTTTCTTCCCTGA
- a CDS encoding DMT family transporter: MRTAPFSAYLALFGGACLWASSFVVLKIGFEAYDPMVIIFGRMLVASLCFLAVIRNFRKVEYRKGDWKPLLFMGICEPGFYFVFESLALTYTDASQAGMICAMVPLLVAFPAAVLLKETISRRTMVGFGMAIGGAVLLSAAAEASDSAPNPALGNFLEFLAMVCATGYMITLKRLSPRYGPWFLTMIQAFIGTAFFFPLLFLPTTELPTAFDPVGVGCIVYLGVFVTLAAYGLYNVGMSQVPASQASTFVNLIPVITLLMGWAILGEQLTMVQYVASALVLGGVWISQDKSVQTS, from the coding sequence TTGAGAACAGCACCTTTCAGCGCATATCTGGCTCTTTTCGGCGGCGCTTGCCTGTGGGCAAGCTCGTTTGTCGTCCTCAAAATCGGCTTTGAGGCGTACGATCCCATGGTCATCATCTTCGGGCGTATGCTGGTGGCCAGCCTGTGTTTTCTGGCGGTCATCAGAAACTTCCGCAAGGTTGAGTACCGCAAGGGCGACTGGAAGCCGCTGCTGTTCATGGGCATCTGCGAGCCTGGATTCTATTTCGTTTTCGAGTCCCTCGCCCTCACATACACCGACGCGTCACAGGCGGGCATGATCTGCGCCATGGTGCCGCTTCTGGTGGCGTTTCCGGCGGCGGTGCTGCTCAAGGAGACCATCTCCAGGCGTACTATGGTCGGGTTCGGGATGGCCATCGGCGGCGCGGTGCTGCTCTCGGCCGCAGCGGAGGCTTCTGATTCGGCACCCAATCCGGCACTTGGCAACTTTCTTGAATTTCTGGCCATGGTCTGTGCCACCGGCTACATGATCACGCTCAAGCGTCTCAGCCCGCGATACGGTCCGTGGTTCCTGACAATGATACAGGCCTTTATCGGCACGGCGTTCTTTTTCCCTCTGCTTTTCCTGCCGACCACCGAATTGCCGACGGCCTTCGATCCGGTGGGGGTGGGCTGCATCGTCTACCTCGGGGTCTTCGTCACGCTGGCGGCATACGGACTTTACAACGTCGGCATGAGTCAGGTCCCGGCCAGTCAGGCTTCCACGTTCGTGAACCTCATTCCGGTCATCACCCTGCTGATGGGCTGGGCCATTCTCGGCGAACAGCTGACCATGGTGCAGTATGTGGCCTCGGCGCTGGTGCTCGGCGGCGTCTGGATAAGCCAGGATAAGTCGGTGCAAACAAGCTGA
- the yjgA gene encoding ribosome biogenesis factor YjgA, with protein sequence MHDQDDYRPPSRSQLKRDATERQKLGQRLAELGEEALRKADMPNDLRDELLFYKSLTKNEARRRQMQLIGKMMRDIDLGDIREFIGGLDEAHRIGTRAFHAVEHLRDRLVDGDDSAVDEVYERYPEIDGQHFRQLVRNARNEKAKGKAPKASRALFRMLREQEN encoded by the coding sequence ATGCACGATCAGGATGATTACAGGCCGCCAAGCAGGTCGCAGCTCAAGCGTGATGCCACAGAAAGACAGAAGCTGGGGCAGCGTTTGGCCGAGCTGGGCGAGGAGGCGCTGCGCAAGGCTGACATGCCGAATGACTTGCGTGACGAGTTGCTGTTCTACAAGTCGCTGACCAAGAACGAGGCCAGGCGGCGTCAGATGCAGCTTATCGGCAAGATGATGCGTGATATCGATCTGGGTGATATCCGCGAATTCATTGGTGGGCTGGACGAGGCGCACCGCATTGGCACTCGCGCCTTTCATGCAGTGGAGCATCTTCGCGACAGGTTGGTGGACGGCGACGACTCGGCTGTTGACGAAGTGTACGAGCGGTATCCGGAGATCGACGGGCAGCATTTTCGTCAGCTGGTTCGCAACGCACGCAACGAAAAGGCCAAGGGCAAAGCTCCCAAGGCTTCCAGAGCGTTGTTCCGCATGTTGCGCGAACAGGAGAACTAA
- a CDS encoding ferritin-like domain-containing protein, which yields MASFFRANEIVQAAVDIETKGEAMYEKLAGRAQSAGTREAFEFLRNEERRHRAIFSEMLGELGEVELPAWSDSEEYARYLHDLIDTHILLGGSWGDSLQEKLKTDEDALRFAMKFERDTILFFSEMERMVPDSEKGHVRECVEEERRHLRKLAAML from the coding sequence ATGGCGAGTTTTTTCAGGGCAAATGAGATTGTTCAGGCTGCGGTGGATATTGAGACGAAGGGCGAGGCCATGTATGAGAAGCTGGCAGGTCGTGCTCAGAGTGCAGGGACGCGTGAGGCGTTTGAATTTTTGCGTAACGAGGAGCGCAGGCACCGGGCGATTTTTTCGGAGATGTTGGGTGAACTCGGTGAGGTTGAGCTTCCTGCGTGGAGTGATTCCGAGGAGTATGCGCGTTATCTGCATGACCTGATCGATACGCATATTCTGCTTGGTGGCAGCTGGGGGGATTCGCTTCAGGAGAAGCTGAAGACTGATGAGGATGCGTTGCGGTTTGCGATGAAATTTGAGCGGGACACGATTTTGTTCTTTTCCGAGATGGAGCGCATGGTTCCGGACAGCGAGAAGGGGCATGTTCGTGAGTGCGTCGAGGAAGAGCGTCGGCATCTGCGCAAGCTTGCGGCCATGTTGTAG
- a CDS encoding FAD/NAD(P)-binding protein — MCDCKNPYLPEKATILEVVQETANIKTFRVRLDDEDKMKAFTFEPGQVGQLSVFGTGESTFVINSPPTRMDYLQFSVMEAGEVTRALHGLKAGDKVGVRAPLGNAFPAQQMKGKDIVFVGGGIGMAPLRTLLLYMLDNRDDYGKITVLYGSRSPADFCYQEDLDEWMARDDMELVLTADTGSDDWQHRVGLIPHVLLDMEPTAKNAVAVTCGPPIMIKFTVQALEKLGFAHEDIITTLEKRMKCGVGICGRCNIGTKYVCADGPVFTYAELKELPNEL; from the coding sequence ATGTGCGACTGCAAGAATCCGTATCTCCCTGAAAAGGCCACCATTCTGGAGGTGGTTCAGGAAACCGCCAACATCAAGACCTTCCGCGTCAGACTCGACGACGAAGACAAGATGAAGGCCTTCACCTTCGAACCAGGTCAGGTCGGACAGCTCTCCGTCTTCGGCACCGGGGAGTCCACCTTCGTCATCAATTCGCCCCCGACGCGCATGGACTACCTGCAGTTCAGCGTCATGGAAGCAGGCGAAGTCACCCGCGCCCTGCACGGCCTCAAGGCCGGAGACAAGGTCGGTGTACGCGCCCCGCTCGGCAACGCCTTCCCCGCACAGCAGATGAAAGGCAAAGACATCGTCTTCGTCGGCGGCGGCATCGGCATGGCCCCCCTGCGCACCCTGCTGCTCTACATGCTCGACAATCGCGACGACTACGGCAAAATCACCGTACTCTACGGCTCCCGCTCGCCCGCAGACTTCTGCTATCAGGAAGACCTCGACGAATGGATGGCCCGCGACGACATGGAACTCGTCCTCACCGCCGACACCGGCAGCGACGACTGGCAGCACCGCGTTGGACTTATCCCCCACGTCCTGCTGGACATGGAACCCACCGCCAAAAACGCCGTCGCCGTCACCTGCGGTCCGCCGATCATGATCAAATTCACAGTGCAGGCCCTCGAAAAGCTCGGCTTCGCACACGAAGACATCATCACCACGCTCGAAAAACGCATGAAATGCGGCGTGGGCATCTGCGGACGCTGCAACATCGGCACGAAATACGTCTGCGCCGACGGACCGGTGTTCACCTACGCCGAACTCAAGGAGCTGCCGAACGAACTGTAG
- a CDS encoding 4Fe-4S dicluster domain-containing protein: protein MAKTVFLPEENLDAWIKAMAAERRVMAPVRDHEAVVYAQVNDASAVELDTQATESPKKAIFPQTETLLSFKRMKTAESPDALDIEIRESIEAEPTVVFGARPCGVRGFAMFDRVYDNKRITDPYYKARRDSTHFVTIGCDKPMNACFCHWVDSGPTDDDGTDVLLVPVEGGYAARAVTDEGKKLLDLAETTTRKGVKAEADAVAKQALEAMSEAPDLSDVPAKIMDAFDDLDFWSEMTAACVSCGACTYLCPTCYCFNITDEAAGLSGKRIRTWDNCMNHNYTQEASGHNPRPTKAHRMRNRVGHKFGYYPDLHDGTILCCGCGRCIARCPNSVDIRRIVMRVKER from the coding sequence ATGGCAAAGACCGTATTCCTGCCCGAAGAGAATCTGGACGCTTGGATCAAGGCCATGGCCGCAGAACGGCGCGTGATGGCTCCCGTACGGGACCACGAGGCCGTAGTCTACGCGCAGGTCAACGACGCATCCGCCGTCGAGCTGGACACTCAGGCCACTGAGTCGCCCAAAAAGGCGATCTTCCCGCAGACCGAGACTCTGCTCTCCTTCAAGCGCATGAAGACCGCCGAGTCGCCCGACGCGCTGGACATCGAAATCCGCGAATCCATCGAAGCCGAACCCACCGTAGTCTTCGGCGCCCGCCCCTGCGGCGTCCGCGGCTTCGCCATGTTTGACCGCGTCTACGACAACAAGCGCATCACAGACCCATACTACAAGGCCCGACGCGACAGCACGCACTTCGTGACCATCGGCTGCGACAAGCCCATGAACGCCTGCTTCTGTCACTGGGTGGACTCCGGACCCACAGACGACGACGGCACCGATGTGCTGCTCGTGCCGGTGGAAGGCGGGTACGCCGCCCGCGCCGTCACGGACGAAGGCAAAAAACTGCTCGATCTCGCCGAAACCACGACCCGAAAAGGCGTCAAGGCCGAAGCCGACGCGGTAGCCAAACAGGCACTCGAAGCCATGAGCGAGGCCCCGGACCTCTCTGACGTCCCCGCCAAGATCATGGACGCCTTCGACGATCTCGACTTCTGGTCGGAGATGACCGCAGCCTGCGTCTCCTGCGGGGCATGCACCTACCTCTGTCCCACCTGCTACTGCTTCAACATCACCGACGAAGCCGCGGGCCTTTCCGGCAAACGCATCCGCACGTGGGACAACTGCATGAACCACAACTACACGCAGGAAGCCAGCGGACACAATCCGCGCCCCACCAAGGCGCACCGCATGCGCAACCGCGTGGGCCACAAGTTCGGCTACTACCCGGACCTGCACGACGGCACCATACTGTGCTGCGGCTGCGGACGCTGCATCGCCCGCTGCCCCAACTCCGTGGATATTCGCCGCATCGTCATGCGGGTCAAGGAGCGATAG
- a CDS encoding 4Fe-4S dicluster domain-containing protein — translation MSKLDTLKEQIQEALPDLDFVVAWERGFDPAHATPYHIKEEADLDRMVLDATCAHNLASFLTGFKGKKVGVVVKGCDSRTVVQLMQEKLIDREAVTVFGVPCRGVLDKAKLRRAVDLSRVESLEADETTVRLSANGEEQELPREELVADKCITCRYPNPLEFDHMAGKPLEPVGDEATQYARIEAFEEKPVQERFEFWVGEMDRCIRCYACRNACPLCVCRDHCIGDSRDPHWVSQETDIRNKWMFQLIHASHLAGRCTECGECERACPMDIPVLMFKKKLSSAVKELFNYESGVDPAAIPPLFTFQIDEETINERGW, via the coding sequence ATGTCCAAACTGGATACTCTCAAGGAACAGATACAAGAGGCGCTGCCAGACCTCGACTTCGTGGTCGCCTGGGAACGGGGTTTCGACCCGGCCCACGCAACGCCCTATCATATCAAGGAAGAGGCTGACCTGGACCGCATGGTCCTCGACGCCACCTGCGCACACAACCTTGCGTCCTTCCTCACCGGCTTCAAGGGCAAGAAGGTGGGCGTGGTGGTCAAGGGCTGCGACTCACGCACCGTGGTGCAGCTCATGCAGGAAAAACTCATCGACCGCGAGGCCGTCACCGTGTTCGGCGTGCCCTGCCGGGGCGTGCTGGACAAGGCCAAGCTCCGCCGCGCCGTTGATCTCTCCCGCGTGGAAAGCCTCGAAGCGGACGAAACCACCGTTCGCCTGAGCGCCAACGGCGAGGAGCAGGAACTGCCGCGCGAAGAGCTGGTGGCCGACAAGTGCATCACCTGCCGCTACCCCAACCCGCTCGAATTCGACCACATGGCGGGCAAGCCGCTGGAACCGGTAGGCGACGAGGCAACGCAATACGCGCGCATCGAAGCCTTCGAGGAAAAACCGGTTCAGGAACGCTTCGAGTTCTGGGTGGGTGAAATGGACCGTTGCATCCGCTGCTACGCCTGCCGCAACGCCTGCCCGCTCTGCGTCTGTCGCGACCACTGCATCGGCGACTCGCGCGACCCGCACTGGGTATCGCAGGAAACGGACATCCGCAATAAATGGATGTTCCAGCTCATCCACGCCTCGCATCTGGCCGGACGCTGTACCGAGTGCGGCGAATGCGAGCGCGCCTGCCCCATGGACATCCCGGTGCTCATGTTCAAGAAGAAGCTCAGCTCCGCCGTCAAAGAGCTTTTCAACTACGAGTCCGGCGTGGACCCGGCGGCCATCCCGCCGCTGTTCACGTTCCAGATAGACGAGGAAACCATCAACGAGAGGGGCTGGTAA
- a CDS encoding hydrogenase iron-sulfur subunit, protein MPVMDGRELRIVGFLCNWCSYGGADTAGVARFDQPTDLRVVRLPCTGRMDPLFVVKALLSGADGVLVSGCHPRDCHYSEGNFYARRRLEVLKQFLPVTGIDPERFEYTWVSASEGQKWQEVVTKFTERIHRLGPSPAIADAAEKLKAANLG, encoded by the coding sequence ATGCCTGTCATGGATGGACGAGAACTTCGCATAGTCGGCTTTCTCTGCAACTGGTGCTCGTACGGCGGCGCGGACACCGCGGGCGTGGCCCGTTTCGACCAGCCGACCGACCTTCGCGTGGTGCGCCTGCCCTGCACGGGCCGCATGGACCCGCTGTTCGTGGTCAAGGCCCTGCTTTCCGGCGCGGACGGCGTCCTCGTCTCCGGCTGCCACCCGCGCGACTGCCACTATTCCGAAGGAAACTTCTACGCCAGACGCCGCCTTGAAGTGCTCAAGCAGTTCCTGCCCGTCACCGGCATCGATCCAGAACGCTTCGAGTACACGTGGGTATCGGCCTCCGAAGGCCAGAAATGGCAGGAAGTGGTCACCAAATTCACCGAGCGCATTCACCGGCTCGGCCCCTCGCCCGCCATCGCGGACGCCGCCGAGAAGCTGAAAGCCGCCAACCTCGGCTGA
- a CDS encoding CoB--CoM heterodisulfide reductase iron-sulfur subunit A family protein, which translates to MRIGVFVCHCGSNIAGTVDVVSVAEAARLFPDVVFSTDEVYTCSEPGQKAIRDAIREHRLDGVVVASCSPRMHENTFRRAIEKAGLNRYMLEMANIREHVSWIGKDKEKNTFKSTELVLMAVEKLRKNRPLVAKSFDINKTVMVLGGGVAGIQAALDCADGGLDVILVERESTIGGTMAKLDKTFPTVDCSTCILGPKMVDVSQHPNITLMTSSEIEAVSGYVGNFDVTVRKRATYVNNELCTGCGLCSEKCPSKKAPDRFNEAVGNTTAINIPFPQAIPKKASIDPEHCIKFTKGKCGVCAKVCPTGAVNYEQQDELTEVKVGAVITATGFSLFDHTRLEQYGGGRYPDVITSLQYERMLSASGPTGGHIKRPSDGREPKNVVFIQCVGSRDKSVDRPYCSGFCCMYTAKQAILTKDHLPDSQSYVFYMDIRAPGKQYDEFTRRAMEEYGARYVRGRVSMIYPRDGSLVVRGADTLAGTQMEVDADLVVLAVGAESGKGAPQLAEKLRISYDRYGFFLEGHPKLRPVETNTAGIFLAGACQGPKDIPSSVGQGSAAAAKVLTMFSKDKLESDPAVAQVNQRRCVGCLKCVRTCPFGAIKEIEARDGSTKAEVIDTVCQGCGICSVTCPHGAIQLSHFTDNQILAEVDALCLSWMDENFA; encoded by the coding sequence ATGAGAATAGGCGTATTCGTCTGCCACTGCGGCAGCAACATCGCAGGGACCGTGGACGTGGTCAGCGTGGCCGAGGCCGCGCGGCTGTTCCCGGACGTGGTCTTTTCCACGGACGAAGTCTACACCTGCTCCGAACCGGGCCAGAAGGCCATCCGGGACGCCATCCGCGAGCATCGTCTCGACGGCGTCGTGGTGGCATCCTGCTCGCCCCGCATGCATGAGAACACTTTCCGCCGGGCCATTGAAAAGGCCGGGCTGAACCGATACATGCTGGAGATGGCCAACATCCGCGAGCACGTCTCGTGGATAGGCAAGGACAAGGAGAAGAACACCTTCAAGAGCACCGAGCTGGTGCTCATGGCGGTGGAGAAGCTCCGCAAGAATCGTCCGCTGGTGGCCAAATCCTTCGACATCAACAAAACCGTTATGGTTCTGGGTGGCGGCGTGGCCGGCATTCAGGCCGCGCTGGACTGCGCCGACGGCGGGCTCGACGTGATCCTCGTTGAACGCGAATCCACCATCGGCGGCACGATGGCCAAGCTGGACAAGACCTTCCCCACTGTGGACTGCTCCACATGCATCCTCGGCCCCAAGATGGTGGACGTCTCCCAGCACCCCAACATCACGCTCATGACCTCCTCGGAGATCGAAGCGGTCAGCGGCTACGTGGGCAACTTCGACGTCACGGTGCGCAAGCGCGCCACCTACGTGAACAACGAGCTGTGCACCGGCTGCGGCCTGTGCTCCGAGAAATGTCCGAGCAAGAAAGCGCCGGACCGCTTCAACGAGGCGGTGGGCAACACCACGGCCATCAACATCCCGTTCCCGCAGGCCATTCCCAAGAAGGCCTCCATCGACCCGGAACACTGCATCAAGTTCACCAAGGGCAAGTGCGGGGTGTGTGCCAAAGTCTGCCCCACCGGTGCCGTGAACTACGAGCAGCAGGACGAACTGACCGAAGTCAAGGTCGGCGCGGTCATCACCGCCACCGGCTTTTCCCTCTTCGACCATACCCGGCTGGAACAGTACGGCGGCGGACGCTACCCCGACGTCATCACCTCGTTGCAGTACGAACGCATGCTCTCGGCCTCCGGCCCCACCGGCGGACACATCAAGCGCCCGTCCGACGGACGCGAGCCCAAGAACGTCGTGTTCATCCAGTGCGTCGGCTCACGCGACAAGTCCGTGGACCGGCCCTACTGCTCGGGCTTCTGCTGCATGTACACCGCCAAGCAGGCCATCCTGACCAAGGACCACCTGCCGGACTCTCAGAGCTACGTATTCTACATGGACATCCGCGCCCCGGGAAAACAGTACGACGAGTTCACCCGCCGGGCCATGGAGGAATACGGAGCGCGTTACGTCCGTGGCCGCGTTTCCATGATCTACCCGAGGGACGGTTCCCTCGTGGTCCGCGGCGCGGACACACTGGCCGGAACCCAGATGGAAGTGGACGCCGACCTCGTGGTGCTGGCCGTGGGAGCCGAGTCCGGCAAGGGCGCGCCCCAGCTGGCCGAGAAGCTGCGCATCTCCTATGACCGGTACGGTTTCTTCCTGGAAGGGCACCCCAAGCTTAGGCCGGTGGAGACCAACACGGCGGGCATTTTCCTCGCCGGGGCCTGTCAGGGTCCGAAGGATATCCCGTCCTCCGTGGGACAGGGCAGCGCGGCCGCAGCCAAGGTGCTGACCATGTTCTCCAAGGACAAGCTGGAATCCGATCCGGCCGTGGCACAGGTCAACCAGCGCCGCTGCGTGGGCTGCCTCAAGTGCGTGCGCACGTGCCCGTTCGGGGCCATCAAGGAAATCGAAGCGCGCGACGGCTCGACCAAGGCCGAGGTCATCGACACCGTGTGCCAGGGCTGCGGCATCTGCTCCGTAACCTGCCCGCACGGCGCCATTCAGCTGAGCCATTTCACAGACAACCAGATACTCGCCGAGGTGGACGCATTATGCCTGTCATGGATGGACGAGAACTTCGCATAG